GCGTGGCCAGCCGCTCGCGCGCCGCAGCCAGCCCTCGAGGAGACGTGAGCGGCTCATCGAGCTCGTAGATCCGCGCGTACGCCGCCACGAGCGTGAGGAACGTCTCCTCCTTGAACGTGTCCACGCCCTTCAAAGCCCGGTGGATGGGCTCGAGCTGCAAGCCCGGATCCGACAAGGGCACCACTGCCGCCAGCGTGGGGTGCTGCTCATCCAGCGCCGCCAGCGGACGCAGGGGCGCCTCGTCCAGCACCGCTTGGATGCGCTTGGAGATCGCCGACGGCTCGATGCGGCGCAGCACCACCCGCGAGCCCTCGAACGCGCCCTGCCACACGACGCCGGCCCGCTCGGAGGCCTCGGCCAGCAGCCCGCGCAGCACGCCATGATCGTCCGCGGCCAGGGTGACCGCGGGCTCCACGCACCAGGAGCGAGGCCGGTAAGGATCCTGCTCCAGCGGCAGCGCGGCATCCGGCCGCAGCGAGCACAGAAGGAACCGGACCGGAGGCCCGCTCAGCCGCCCAGCAGGTCCGTGAAGCTCTACGACGTAGAGCGCGGGGCGTGGATCTCGAAGCACCGCCCCCGAAGCACGCCACCGCCCCAGCTCGGCATCAGGGTTCGGCGCCTCGAGCAGTGGCCGGACGTGTGAGGGCTTGGGAACGCCGCGAGAGGAAGGACCATCCGCTTCGAGGTGAGTACCCAGGGTCGACAGGAGAGCAGGAAATGGAAGGACTCGCGCCATGCAGGAAGAAGGTGGGGCTGCTTCCTCTTCCCTGCCACGGCGTCTGCCCGGCTGCTCCCCTGCCGTGCGGCTACCAGAGCCCCTTGTAGGGCCTCTTCGACTTGTAGCCGCCTGAGCCTGGGGGAGACGCGGTGCGATCCACGCTCTCGTCCCACAGCAAGCTCACAGTGGCGATGGCGCCCGCCGAGCCCAAGAAGGACAACACGTAGGGCGTGGGCTGATTGAAGCCGCCCAGTGCCACGCCCGACACGAGCAGCACGAAGGCGCCGACGCCCGCTCCAAAAATGTCCGCTCGGAGGATCTGTCCGGAGCTTGGGTTGTAGCGCGTAGAGGCGATGGCCAGCGCTCCCGCCCCAATGCCCGGGGCGATCAAGAGCGTGTCCGCCCAGGTCTTCCCGCGGATGCCTTGATTCTCCGAGAAGTGGATGATGGCCAGCAACAGCGTGCTGTAGACCAGTCCCCACGCAGCGCCCGAGGAAATGAGCAACCCCTGGTTGAGCGGCAGCTGCCCACCGCCGATGACGGCGGTGAGCCACGAGGCCAGCTCCGCGCCCGCGAAGGCGGACCAGGACAGCGCGTAGCGGTCATTCGTGAACAGGTCCATGAAGCCGCCCAGGAACATGCCTCCGACGGCGGCGTTGGCGATGCTGAAGTAGCCCAGCGGCCGATCCACCCAGTGGTTGAACTGCCACCACGCGGACGCGCCGAAGCCCAGGCCCGCGCCAATCAAGGTGCCCGCGAGCATCGCCTCACGCGAGTCACGGTCGATCTTGAAGTCCTGCGCGAAGCCCTGCGTGAAGAAGCCACCCATGGCTCCCAACAGCGAGTGCTGAAGCACGAAGGTCAGACTGCCCGGGCCGGACAGGAACGGCCCCTGCCGAGGCCGTCCATCCAGCAGCACGCCACTCGCCGCGGGAGGAGGCGGCAGCGTCGGGGTGGCCTGAGGTGACAGGCCCGACTCGGTGAGCGGAGGGTTGGGCCGGGTCCGCAGCGAGTCCGGATTGGGAGGCGTCAACGGCGCATCGCTCGGCGGAGCGGGTGAAACCGCGCCCGTTCCTTGCGAATCCGGCGAGGCCGGGATCGTCGTGGTGGGTGCGGGCTGCGGTTGTGTCCATGAGTCCGCCGGAGGCGGCATGGCCTGCTGCGGCTCCGTGGGGGTGGGCTGCGCGGGTGGCTGCTGAAAGCCCGGGGACGGCTGGAAGGAGGGCGCAGGCGGCGGGGGTGGGTATTGGGACTGTTGCGCCCAGGTGACCCCAGGCAGCAGGAGAGCGGCGATGGCGACGGTGAGACAGCTCCAGGTTCTCAGGTGTGACACAAGCACTCCTCAAGCTCCGGCCACGTGACGACTTAGATAAAACCCAACCGCGCCGCGCTTGCACCGGTTTTTCACGCGGACCCCTCAGGCCCGCAGCTCGACCAGGTCCACGAAGATGATCTCCTCGGCGCGCGCGCGGATGCGCTCCAACATCTCCTCGGGTGGCTTGGAGTCGAGCTGGATCTTGCAGCACGCCGCCTGGGCGCCCTCGAAGATCGTGTTCTCGATCTCCTGCGCGTTGATGCCCGCCTGGCGCACGGCGTCCAGCACGTTGGCCAGCACGCCCACCCGATCGTGGTGACGCACGATGAGCTGGTACCGCGCTGGCGTCTTCTCCGCGATGTTCACGCAGTTGGGCACCACGCCCTCATTGAGGAACCGATCCACCAGCCGCACCGTCTCTCGGGCGATCGCGTCTTGCGCCTGCTCCGTGGAGGCGCCGATGTGGTGCGTGCCGTAGACGTGGGGCAGCTTGCCCAGCTCGCTGTGGAAGGAGGCCTCGCCGCCCTTGGGCTCGTCGGGGAACACGTCCGTGGCCACGGAGATGCGGCCTCGCCGGGCCTCCTCCAGCAGCGCTTCGTTGTCCACCACGTCCGCGCGGCTCGTGTTGATGAAGACCGCGCCGTCCGGGAGCGCCGCCAGCACTTGCCGCGACACCAGGCCCTTCGTCTCGGACGAGGCAGGCACGTGCACGGTGAGCACCTCGCTCTGCCGCGCCAGGGCCAGCAGGCTCTCGGCGCGCTCGATGCCCAGCGCCTTGGCCCGCTCGGCGGACAGCGAGCGCGAGTACCCCACCACCCTCATGCCAAAGGCCAGCGCCCGCTCCGCCACCGCCGCGCCAATGGCGCCCAGGCCCACAATCCCCACTGTTCGCCCATAGAGCCCTCGGGCCTGGGAGAAGCGCTTCTTGTTCCAAGCACCCTGGCGCAGCGCCGCCACGTTGTCCGGGATGTGGCGATCCACCGCCAGCATCAGCCCGAACGTCAGCTCCGCCACAGCGATGGCGTTCTGCCCAGGGCAGTTGGCCACGAAGACACCGTGGGCGCTGGCCGCCTTCACATCGATGGTGTTCACCCCCGCTCCGGCGCGGATGACGAGGGACAGGCCCTTGGCCACCTCGAACACCTTGGCGGGCACCTCCGTGCTGCGCACCACGAGGATGGAGACATCCTTGGCGGCCTCCGCCAGCGCATCCCCCTTGAGGCCGGGGCGGAAATCGACCGTCAGCCCCAGCCCCCGCAGGGACTCCAGGTGGACCTTGGGAAACTCGTCAGCGACCAGGACGCGCATCGAGATACCTCCGGTGGGGTTCCAGCGGGCCAAGCTAGCCCACTCCCCAGGTCGGGCCGCCTCGAATTCTTCCCCCCCTTTCCCTGGGACGTTCAGAGGCTCGCACTCCGAGGACTCGACGCGGTGCCATGTGCCGCGACGCGTAGGGCGCTCGCGCATCTACCTGCACACTATGCCTCTTGGCTTCTCCTGGTCCGAGCTGGGCGTCGACTCCGCCCGAGTCCTCGTCATCAACGACGAGCCCCTCCCCTCCCGTCGCGAGTTCGTTCTCTATTGGTGCATGGTGAACCATCGCGCCGAGGAGAACCCCGCGCTGGACGCCGCCATTGCCCTGGGCAACCACCTCAAGCTGCCCGTCGCCGTCTACCAGGCGCTGCGGCCTGACTACCCCCACGCCTCAGACCGGCTCCACGCTTTCGCCCTCGAGGGCATGGCGGAGCTGCCCGCCGCTTATGCCGCCCAAGGCATTCCCTACTGGCTCGAGCTGCCCCGCAGTCCCCGGGAGCACAAGCCCCGGATCGCCGAGCTGGGCCGCAGGGCCGCGGCCATCGTCTCGGACCTCTTCCCCGCCTTCATCATCCCCGGACACCTGCGCGGCGCGGCCAAGAAGCTGGATGTGCCGCTGTTCGCGGTGGACGGCTCGTGCGTGGTCCCCATGCAGCGCATCACCGAGCCCCAGATTGGCGCGTACACCTTGCGTCCCAAGCTGCGGAAGCTCTGGCCGGAGTACCTCGGCAAGTCCCTGGCGCCGCGTCCGCTGAAGGCCACCGCCGCCGCGAAGAAGCTCTCCCCGGGCTTCGCCCTCTCGGACGCCAAGGCCCTGCGCAAGGCGCTCGATACGTTCGCGATTGACCACTCCGTCCCCCCCATCACCGGGGTCCACGGAGGACGCAAGGCGGCCCTGGCCACGCTGAAGTCCTTCATCGACACGCGCCTGAAGGGCTACGAGACCGAGCGCAATGATCCGGGCAAGGATCAGCAATCCGGCCTGTCTCCGTACTTCCACTGGGGCCAGCTCTTCCCGGGCGAGGCCGCGCGCGCCGTGCTCGAGGCCGGAGGCGAGAAAGACCCCGCCGTGCAGTCCTTCCTGGAGGAGCTGCTCGTCCGCCGCGAGCTGGCCTTCAATTACTGCCTGCACACGCCCGTGCCCCGCCAGCTCTCCGTGGACTCCCTGCCCCGCTGGGCGCGCGAGTCCCTCGACACGCACCGCCAGGACAAGCGCGAGCACCTCTACACCCTGGAGGAGCTGGACGCGGCACGCACGGGAGATGGCCTGTGGAACGCCTCCCAGCGCGAGCTGCGCGAGCGCGGCCGCATCCACAACTACCTGCGCATGCTCTGGGGCAAGAAGCTGCTGGAGTGGAGCCCCACACCCCAGGAGGCGCTCCAGCGCATGGCGCACCTG
This region of Hyalangium minutum genomic DNA includes:
- a CDS encoding DUF1015 family protein, producing the protein MARVLPFPALLSTLGTHLEADGPSSRGVPKPSHVRPLLEAPNPDAELGRWRASGAVLRDPRPALYVVELHGPAGRLSGPPVRFLLCSLRPDAALPLEQDPYRPRSWCVEPAVTLAADDHGVLRGLLAEASERAGVVWQGAFEGSRVVLRRIEPSAISKRIQAVLDEAPLRPLAALDEQHPTLAAVVPLSDPGLQLEPIHRALKGVDTFKEETFLTLVAAYARIYELDEPLTSPRGLAAARERLATLISGQHAVLLVLPEGRGKILRFRQGLDLAHLKGAPRSPTLRSLDLALLNALVLRTVLGIQEPEAAGHSQVYPVRELEALVQGVQSGLYQVGFALNPPPVWEVRAVMEAAATLPSLTLRVEPMPPAGLLFLDPEA
- a CDS encoding 3-phosphoglycerate dehydrogenase family protein, which produces MRVLVADEFPKVHLESLRGLGLTVDFRPGLKGDALAEAAKDVSILVVRSTEVPAKVFEVAKGLSLVIRAGAGVNTIDVKAASAHGVFVANCPGQNAIAVAELTFGLMLAVDRHIPDNVAALRQGAWNKKRFSQARGLYGRTVGIVGLGAIGAAVAERALAFGMRVVGYSRSLSAERAKALGIERAESLLALARQSEVLTVHVPASSETKGLVSRQVLAALPDGAVFINTSRADVVDNEALLEEARRGRISVATDVFPDEPKGGEASFHSELGKLPHVYGTHHIGASTEQAQDAIARETVRLVDRFLNEGVVPNCVNIAEKTPARYQLIVRHHDRVGVLANVLDAVRQAGINAQEIENTIFEGAQAACCKIQLDSKPPEEMLERIRARAEEIIFVDLVELRA
- a CDS encoding deoxyribodipyrimidine photo-lyase — translated: MPRRVGRSRIYLHTMPLGFSWSELGVDSARVLVINDEPLPSRREFVLYWCMVNHRAEENPALDAAIALGNHLKLPVAVYQALRPDYPHASDRLHAFALEGMAELPAAYAAQGIPYWLELPRSPREHKPRIAELGRRAAAIVSDLFPAFIIPGHLRGAAKKLDVPLFAVDGSCVVPMQRITEPQIGAYTLRPKLRKLWPEYLGKSLAPRPLKATAAAKKLSPGFALSDAKALRKALDTFAIDHSVPPITGVHGGRKAALATLKSFIDTRLKGYETERNDPGKDQQSGLSPYFHWGQLFPGEAARAVLEAGGEKDPAVQSFLEELLVRRELAFNYCLHTPVPRQLSVDSLPRWARESLDTHRQDKREHLYTLEELDAARTGDGLWNASQRELRERGRIHNYLRMLWGKKLLEWSPTPQEALQRMAHLNDRYALDGRDPASVANFMWVLGLHDRPFQERKVLGKVRPMSSLRTAEKFDLGPYLAKWSRQGDPPVKLPRRRTARK